Sequence from the Panicum virgatum strain AP13 chromosome 5N, P.virgatum_v5, whole genome shotgun sequence genome:
TGTAAGAGAAATTGAATGTGATGCCACTTGCCTCATGGTCTTCAGTGTACTGTGTAAACTATGATGCTTCTTGGCTAAGCAAATTCAGCCTTTCAACATTGGATACTATTAACCTAAATGTTGCTCGGGAACACCACACTGACAATACAGGAAAAGAAAATTCAATGTTTGCAGATTACAATATTATGGCTCACTTCCGATGCCCGATGTCCTGCTACTTTGTTGTTATACTTTTTTCTGCAGTGCCTTGGTTTTATGCTTTTGTTTAGTGACATTGGTGCTTCCATGAGGATGAGGCGTTTTATAGGAATTAAGGAAACTAACTAAAACTGTctttgattttatttttttaacgaAACAGTTCAGCACTGCTGAAGACATCTTTGCACTAGCTGGAATAAGTTTTGGAGCCGTGGCTGCATTATGGGCTTCAATAAATCTCGTTGAGGTAAGTTACCGCTGACATGTCTCCACATCTGTAGCTTTCAATTCCGAACCAAAGAAAGTATTTTGCTGCAAGTCAGATAAGACTAATCTTCTTCACGTTTCATTCACCTTCAGGTCATTGATAAGCTCCCggttcttcctcttttctttgaATTAATCGGGATTGTAGTTGCCTGGGTAAGTTATGGTCCAGACCCTTGAGGGCTTAGGGTACAGCTTTTAAATGATTTTCTTAGTATcaatacatttttttttctgatccCTCATTGTCAACTCCCTTTGACATTACAGCTGTTCATCTACAACAATCTCCTATTCAAGCCAAAGAGGTACTAACTTCGCTTCCCAGGGGTTTGCGTTTTGTTTGAGTATTTGAGGCGACAAGTTTACACATTGTCATCAGCTAAACTTGAACGTTTTGGATTGATTAGTTCATACTACCTGCAGGCAAGAGCTTCTGGAGAACATCAAAAGCACAGTATCTCGAATCTTGGGCCAGTAACCTTTGAACGCAACAGTGGACAACAGCACTGTGTTATGGACATATGGGCTCTCTGTAGGCCTGGCGAGATGCAATGTTTAACTGTGTGCATATAATGCGACAAACGAGTGTTACCATTTTTCACCCTAGAGGCAAAATAACGATTTTCGGTACAGGTTAGTGTGATTAAAACCATTCTCCTAGTAGCGAAACTTGGACCTCTTGGTTTACGAGCCAAATAGACACGCAACGTCAGAACCCATTTCATTCTTCAACCTGTGCCCGACGGTTGATTTCATATTCAAGGATGAACGGGAAATTTACATCCAAAACCTGCAGAACAGTGCAAGAACATAAAGGGAAATAAAGATTCAGTACGGCCAACTATGAACATTCATGGATACCGGCACAGTTGTTTCACCTGCTAACGAAATGAATTCGCAAGGGTTCCTCCAGTACGCCTCCTGGTGCTTATGGAATTCACCAGTGGCTCCGACACAAATGGGCACATCTTTGCAATGttaactttttctttttttgaataagaacCCAACCTACAACAGTTTGGCTCGAATCCAGCCCAGGACTCCAGGTAGataggacccccccccccccctccctccctcccaaaGAATTTCAAGAGGTctagtaaaaaaaatttcaagaggTAAATAGAAAAAGGATGAGATATAAAATGTAGACACGAAACAGTCAAGTGCATTTATGACTAAACAAACCAGACGCCACCATTACACTTATTCTAACCAATGAGAATAAATCAGATCCTCTAAGCTTCTAAATTATCGATCAAGACTGAAACATGTATCTGATCAACCTGTTAAGAGGGTGTAAACATGATGCTCTTGATCATTGCTGCGCCCCTAAAATACAAACCTGGGACACGTGTGTTCTCAGGCTTCAGTTTTTGTCAAAATGCCCAGTAACAGGTTTTCCAGCAACAGGATGACTGCTGGAACCCTGTGGAAATGTTTTTACAACAGCAGGTACATCTACTCTTGGATATGGTACTCGAGAAACACCATTTACCTGTCCGGGATGGCCAGATGTTTCAGATTTGATCGCCATGGAGTACCTTTCCTCTGCAGGGGAGAAAAGTAAGGATTAAACTCATCCAAGTCTTATAGAGCAAATAGAAAAAGCCAACTTCCttcaaaaaaatagtaaaagcCAAAAGATATATTTGGCACAATATACATTTTAGCCAAAAGATTCTCAATCTCAGACACCACAGAAGAAAACGCTTGTAAAGCAGGGCGTACAAATTAGATAGCAAGACACCAAAATTCTTAAGTCAGACAATGAGGCAACACAAGACCATATAAATTCATTCAGTCAGACGGATCCAAATTAATCAATGCAGACAGATATCACTATGACTTGGAACTGATCATGATGAAGCATTAACACGTGTAAGGATTTATGTTAGTAGTTAGCATGCTGAAAGGGAACTTTTGGTGTACCTTTCCTTCTTCCACACGACACAAGCTTATGGAGACAATCACGGAATTCTGTCAGCACAACTCTTTCTTGTTCTGCATACAGTTCGGATTGGTTCTGGTTGTCAGCTACTGTCTGCTGAGGATCAGCATTTTGAGAAGTTGTAAACATTGTACATTGCTCGTCACACATCAGTGCTAGCGTTCCAGGAGACATAGGCCTATTGGACTTCTGATCATCGGCACAATTAGGCCAGGATTCTTCTAGAACAGCTTTGCCCGTATGAGTTCCTCTGCTTGAATTGTCATTGATTGATGCTTTGTGATCCGGATCTTGATTATTTCCTTCTCTATCATGGTTTGTCGACCCTCGGGAACCTGCCTTATCATCTTCCTTCTGTCCCCCGctttcatcttccttttctgcATCCCTCTCTTCCTGTGTCTTCctgcctgtttttttttttaattacacaATGAGCAGCACATAACCATCAAAATAATGCCCCTTTTGTGGACCATGTAAATCACTCTATATGTTGTTCTTGGTTGCATTCTCTTAACATAAAGGAGTGCATGCTTGCAGGTTCTCAGGTTGAATGAACTAGTGCAACATGTAATGTGGCCATACATACAgttataaatataaaaaatagcaCGTTGAAGGATAAGAAGGTAAACACACAGTAAAAACACCTGTAGGTGATCTGACAAACACGAAATGTCATTACAGCTGCCCCTACTTGCCCGCTCTTGTTCAatttcaaaaggaaaaaatggtAACCTTGAGTTTTTAACCATTATATGTAAGGTAATACCTGCACATCCAAGCAAAGCCCTAATAACTCAATAGATATCTTACATTTTTTTCTGTGTGGAGAGATGAAGCATTAACATTTATATCCCTTATATCTCATCCAAACTTCAGTAAAGCACATCATCAGTATCCAAATTCCAGGCTCAAGAAATGACGTGAACAGGATGTGTGGAAAGATGAAGCAGTAACATTTATATCCCCTATATCTCATCCAAACTTCAGTAAAGCACATCATCAGTATCCAAATTCCAGGCTCAAGAAATGACGTAAACAGGATGCTAAATTTTTTGATAGGATAGGATCCTACTTTGAACCAATGTAACTGTGAAAAAATCAGTACTGGATGAAAGGGGTGCTGATCTATGTGGGTTGCTTCACTGAATATCACCTAGATAACTCATGCATGCAAGCAGGACTGCAGGTTTCACCAGGGTATTTTGTCATACGAAAGTGATAAAACTGCTGAAGGTAAAACTAGCATAATGGCAAGAGCAATACCAGCATATGCCTTTGCAGCCTCTCCTGACACCACCACCAAAAGTTTACAGAGCTGCTTTATGTCCTGTTCTTGGACAATGTCTGCTAAAAGGGGCC
This genomic interval carries:
- the LOC120672966 gene encoding protein CURVATURE THYLAKOID 1C, chloroplastic-like; translated protein: MVACALAAVQPAAALAPCGRRSLSGHLRRLPSPRLSGRIRISRSVVAKVAKDSSESSGSVVRYVKSSFSTAEDIFALAGISFGAVAALWASINLVEVIDKLPVLPLFFELIGIVVAWLFIYNNLLFKPKRQELLENIKSTVSRILGQ